The following proteins are encoded in a genomic region of Streptomyces lunaelactis:
- a CDS encoding tyrosine-type recombinase/integrase → MTALALAPASEPDRRRCHASREEYFAWVRATFADAPASIKSRRYFYNRFLKHWPDLEDWFAEPLLVRLDLHGRLAHEPGKRTGPSHDAGPYLAYLSLVHGLRLDADYVLSRNFDSLFVPKVAVGLGLDLDLLDSLSARMLQLGYAPVSGRSVLTWTFTRLVLMRGDPNLRAIRLDDLTALAEEIKRYCARPEAGFVRASHVSNARRRMPMDQLATIYQKACLTRLHGVHVLLFNIGQVPEPPFHGLKTAELWRTELTPPETPSALAVPVTRWLSGRLQTSDRAESVRHSRDAFRYFLRWLAQSHPDIDAMTELERRHVEGFMAHLHEHVNARTGRPLTARSRYTYLSPLLQFFRETSQWGWSDVPGRPLLGRSDMPKLPSALPRFIPRAELDRLMQAVEGLEDPHQRAALLLLRWSGARRGEIARLTLDCLDAYPDGYPRLRVPVGKTYTERMVPLHPQAADALRELIDAAKAANAAARHDAWAQRSVRYVFMRRGKPMGRHFLYEDALEIACHKAGLVDGDGNPTVTAHRFRHTVGTQLAEGGAQIQTIMAILGHRNAQMSATYSHISDPVLKEQYEKVIAAGGRIAGPAAEELLTSRIGEDTLNWLKTNFFKTELELGHCLRAPAEGPCVCDLYLRCSKFLTTSEYAPRLRARLAREQQLAQDAVGRGWPREVERHNAIAERIRSLPRRSRRERRVRP, encoded by the coding sequence GTGACCGCGCTGGCCCTGGCGCCGGCCTCGGAACCGGACCGCCGCCGGTGCCATGCGTCGAGGGAGGAGTACTTCGCCTGGGTCCGGGCGACGTTCGCGGATGCTCCGGCGTCGATCAAGTCGCGTCGCTACTTCTATAACCGCTTCCTCAAGCACTGGCCGGACTTGGAGGACTGGTTCGCCGAGCCCCTGCTGGTCCGCCTGGACCTGCACGGACGCCTCGCGCATGAGCCCGGCAAACGCACCGGGCCGTCCCACGACGCAGGCCCCTACCTCGCCTACCTCTCGCTGGTGCACGGCCTCCGACTGGACGCCGACTACGTCCTCAGCCGGAACTTCGACAGCCTGTTCGTCCCCAAAGTCGCCGTCGGTCTCGGGCTGGACCTGGATCTGCTCGATTCGCTCTCTGCCCGCATGCTCCAGCTCGGCTATGCGCCTGTCAGCGGCCGGTCCGTCCTCACCTGGACCTTCACCCGCCTTGTCCTGATGCGAGGAGACCCCAATCTGCGCGCGATCCGGCTCGACGACCTCACCGCGCTTGCCGAAGAGATCAAGCGCTACTGCGCCCGGCCGGAGGCCGGGTTCGTGCGAGCCAGCCACGTCTCCAACGCACGCCGCCGCATGCCCATGGACCAGCTCGCCACGATTTACCAGAAGGCGTGCCTAACCAGGCTGCACGGCGTCCATGTGCTGCTGTTCAACATCGGGCAGGTCCCCGAGCCGCCGTTCCACGGCCTTAAGACCGCCGAACTCTGGCGAACCGAACTCACCCCTCCCGAGACGCCGTCGGCGCTCGCCGTCCCGGTGACGCGCTGGCTGTCGGGACGGTTGCAAACCAGCGACCGCGCGGAGTCGGTCCGCCACTCACGCGACGCCTTCCGCTACTTCCTGCGCTGGCTCGCCCAGAGCCACCCCGACATCGATGCGATGACCGAGCTGGAGCGCCGGCACGTCGAGGGCTTCATGGCCCATCTGCACGAGCACGTCAACGCCCGGACCGGACGGCCGCTGACCGCGCGGTCCCGCTACACCTACCTCAGCCCGCTGCTTCAGTTCTTCCGTGAGACCAGCCAATGGGGCTGGAGCGACGTCCCGGGCCGGCCCCTGCTTGGCCGCTCGGACATGCCTAAACTCCCGTCCGCGCTGCCGCGGTTCATCCCCCGGGCCGAGCTGGACCGCCTCATGCAGGCGGTTGAGGGACTCGAAGACCCGCACCAACGAGCTGCTCTGCTTCTGCTGCGCTGGAGCGGTGCCCGGCGCGGGGAGATCGCACGGCTGACTCTGGACTGCCTGGACGCCTACCCCGACGGCTACCCGCGGCTGCGAGTCCCGGTCGGCAAGACCTACACCGAGCGCATGGTCCCGCTGCATCCCCAGGCGGCGGACGCGCTGCGCGAACTGATCGACGCGGCCAAGGCCGCGAACGCCGCAGCCCGCCACGACGCATGGGCCCAGCGGTCGGTCCGCTACGTGTTCATGCGGCGGGGCAAGCCCATGGGCCGTCACTTCCTTTACGAGGACGCCCTGGAGATCGCCTGTCACAAGGCCGGTCTCGTCGACGGCGACGGCAATCCCACCGTGACCGCCCACCGGTTTCGCCACACGGTCGGCACCCAGCTCGCCGAGGGCGGAGCCCAGATTCAGACGATCATGGCGATCCTCGGGCACCGCAACGCGCAGATGTCGGCGACGTACTCCCACATCAGCGACCCCGTCCTGAAGGAGCAGTACGAGAAGGTCATCGCCGCTGGCGGACGGATCGCGGGCCCGGCCGCGGAGGAACTGCTGACCAGCAGGATCGGTGAGGACACCCTGAACTGGCTCAAGACCAACTTCTTCAAGACCGAGCTCGAACTCGGCCACTGCCTGCGGGCACCCGCCGAAGGGCCATGCGTTTGCGACCTCTACCTCCGCTGTTCGAAGTTCCTCACCACGAGCGAGTACGCACCGCGCCTGCGAGCCCGGCTCGCGCGTGAACAGCAGCTCGCCCAGGACGCCGTCGGACGCGGCTGGCCCCGCGAGGTCGAACGGCACAACGCCATCGCCGAACGGATCCGAAGCCTCCCCCGCCGATCTCGGAGAGAGCGCCGAGTCCGGCCCTGA